CCCTCGCACCCCTGGTTCGTGGGGACGCAGGCGCATCCGGAATTCAAATCGCGGCCGACCCGGCCGGCGCCGCTGTACAACGGCTTCATGCAAGCCTGCATCGAATACGCCCGAGCGCACGGGGCTGAGGGCAGCGGAGAGTCGGTCGCCCGCATCGGTGCCTAGTACTTTCGCGTAGAAAGATCTTCGTGGATTTCTCTGACGTCACGTTCGTCATATTGACGTACAACGAAGCTGCGCGCATCGGCGACTGCCTTGCGGCATTGCCGGCGGGCGCTCGCGCATTGGTGTACGATGCGCTATCCGTCGATGCGACGGCGGCCATCGCGCAGCAGCATGGAGCACAAGTCCTGAAGGTTCCGTGGCAAGGATTTGCGCGCGCGAAAGAGGCGGCAGCGGCCCACGTGAAAACGCCCTGGACCTTCGTGCTCGACGCTGATGAACGCGTCTCGAAGGAACTTGCGCAGGAGATAGCGCTCTTGCCGATGCCGGCGGACGCGACGGGCTACTCGATCCCGCGCCGCAATTATTTCTGCGGTCGCTGGATCCGTGGCGCTGGTTGGTGGCCCGATCGACTGGTGCGGCTTTTCCGCACCGGGCGCGCCCGTATTAAGGCGCGCGGAGGGAAAACGGAGTATGCGCTGCACGAGGCTTGGGTGGCCGACGGAGCGACCGTCGAGCTTCAAGGCGTTCTCGAACATCATTCATACGCAAGCCTTGAGGAATACCGCGCGCGCTTTTCGCGCTATACGTCCCTGGAGGCCCAGCACGGACGGTCGACCTTGCTCGACGTGCTCGGCGCGTGGTGCGTCGTACCGTTGCGCGCCGTCTGGCTCGCAGTCGTGCGCGCGGGCATCCTCGATGGCTGGCGCGGGCTGTACGTGAGCTGGTGGAGCGCGCTTTACCCGGCGGTGGTCGCCACCAAGGCTTGGCGTAGGGCCCGATGACGGGCGGCCTGGTCGTACTCGATGCGCGACTGACGCGCCAGATGTCCGTCGGCATGAAGGCGTACGTGCGTGAATTGGCGATGCGCTTGCCGGCGGTCGCCCCGGACCTGCGCTTCACCGTAGTGACCAACGCAGATCTGCGGGTCGGTCCCGGCGCCAGCCTCCAGCGCGTGAGCGAACGCATGGCCAGCAATGCATCGCTGGCCGAGCAGATCGCTCTGCCTCGGCTGCTTCGGCGTCTGCGCCCCGCCGAGCGCGATCGCCCGTGCATCGCGCACTACATGTCGGTGTACGCGCCGCGCTGGTCGCCGCTGCCGCACCTCTATACGATCCACGATCTCATCCACTTGCGATATCCGGAATACTTCTCGTGGAAGATCCGCCTGTACTACCGTTTCGTGGTGAGCCCGGTCGCGCGCGGCTCGCGCGCGGTCCTCACCGATGCGA
Above is a genomic segment from Candidatus Tumulicola sp. containing:
- a CDS encoding glycosyltransferase family 2 protein → MDFSDVTFVILTYNEAARIGDCLAALPAGARALVYDALSVDATAAIAQQHGAQVLKVPWQGFARAKEAAAAHVKTPWTFVLDADERVSKELAQEIALLPMPADATGYSIPRRNYFCGRWIRGAGWWPDRLVRLFRTGRARIKARGGKTEYALHEAWVADGATVELQGVLEHHSYASLEEYRARFSRYTSLEAQHGRSTLLDVLGAWCVVPLRAVWLAVVRAGILDGWRGLYVSWWSALYPAVVATKAWRRAR